A single region of the Methylocystis echinoides genome encodes:
- the clpS gene encoding ATP-dependent Clp protease adapter ClpS yields the protein MGAPLRAGKEPKKSGDGGPGSGTALITRTRQQTRRPNMYRVLLLNDDYTTQEFVVIVLRKYFNKSVEEATRIMLHVHNHGVGECGVYTYEVAETKVTQVMDFARKHQHPLQCIMEKK from the coding sequence CTGGGCGCTCCCCTGCGTGCCGGCAAGGAACCGAAGAAATCGGGAGACGGCGGACCCGGCTCCGGGACCGCGCTGATCACGCGCACCCGTCAGCAGACCCGCCGCCCGAACATGTATCGCGTGCTGTTGCTCAACGACGATTACACGACCCAGGAGTTCGTGGTGATCGTCCTGCGCAAATATTTCAACAAGTCTGTCGAGGAAGCCACGCGCATCATGCTGCATGTCCATAATCACGGCGTCGGCGAATGCGGTGTCTATACGTATGAAGTCGCCGAAACCAAGGTCACCCAAGTGATGGATTTCGCGAGGAAGCATCAGCATCCTCTGCAATGCATCATGGAGAAGAAATAG
- the clpA gene encoding ATP-dependent Clp protease ATP-binding subunit ClpA, whose protein sequence is MPTFSRNLKQTLDRALASARERHHEYATLEHLLLSLIEDADASAVLRACSVDLELLAKNLRDYIDRELDNLVNEDADECKPTAGFQRVVQRAIISVQSSGREDVSGANVLVALFAERESHAVYFLQEQDMTRYDAVNYISHGIAKRPGLSDHTRSPRGVEDESERAENRDGRDGEARKKEGALEAYCVNLNKKARDGRIDPLIGREAEVLRTIQVLCRRHKNNPLLVGDPGVGKTAIAEGLARKITQGEVPDVLAGATVFALDMGSLLAGTRYRGDFEERLKQVVKEIENHKNAILFIDEIHTVIGAGATSGGAMDASNLLKPALAQGVLRCIGSTTYKEYRQYFEKDRALVRRFQKIDVNEPSIPDAIEIIKGLKPYFEEFHKIRYTNDALKAAVELSARYIHDRKLPDKAIDVIDETGAAQMLLAENKRKKTIGLKEIEATISTMARIPAKTVSKDDAEVLAHLDETLRRVVYGQDKAIDALTSAIKLARAGLRDPEKPIGAYLFSGPTGVGKTEAARQLATSLGIELVRFDMSEYMERHTVSRLIGAPPGYVGFDQGGLLTDAIDQHPHCVLLLDEIEKAHPDLYNILLQVMDHGKLTDHNGKTIDFRNVILIMTTNAGAADLARTPIGFTRSRADIDNSEAINRLFAPEFRNRLDAIVPFGHLPAEVIRRVVDKFIMQLEAQLADRNVTIELTDEARGWLVEHGYDEAMGARPMSRVIHQAIKTPLADEVLFGRLKNGGAVRVVVVGDDKGAKKLGFVFPEGPVLPRPERDIIEAGKKRAAEEAGMGRDDDATPPDAEEPGASPESVRN, encoded by the coding sequence ATGCCGACGTTCTCGCGCAATCTGAAACAGACACTGGACCGCGCCCTCGCCTCCGCGCGCGAGCGTCACCACGAATACGCCACGCTCGAACATCTTCTATTGAGCCTGATCGAGGACGCCGACGCCTCGGCCGTGCTTCGCGCCTGCTCGGTGGATCTCGAGCTCCTGGCCAAGAACCTGCGCGATTACATCGATCGCGAACTTGACAATTTGGTCAATGAAGACGCCGACGAGTGCAAGCCGACCGCCGGCTTCCAGCGCGTCGTGCAGCGCGCCATCATCAGCGTGCAGTCCTCCGGCCGCGAGGATGTGAGCGGGGCCAATGTGCTGGTCGCCCTCTTCGCCGAGCGCGAGAGCCACGCCGTCTACTTCCTGCAGGAGCAGGACATGACGCGCTACGACGCCGTCAACTACATCAGCCATGGCATCGCCAAGCGCCCGGGTCTTTCCGACCACACGCGCTCGCCGCGCGGCGTGGAGGACGAGAGCGAGCGCGCCGAAAACCGCGACGGCCGCGACGGCGAGGCGCGCAAGAAGGAAGGCGCGCTCGAGGCCTATTGCGTCAATCTCAACAAGAAGGCCCGCGACGGCCGCATCGATCCCCTGATCGGCCGCGAGGCGGAAGTGCTGCGCACGATCCAGGTGCTCTGCCGCCGCCACAAGAACAATCCGCTGCTCGTCGGCGATCCGGGCGTGGGCAAGACCGCCATCGCGGAAGGCCTCGCCCGCAAGATCACCCAGGGCGAGGTGCCCGACGTGCTCGCCGGCGCGACGGTGTTTGCGCTCGACATGGGCTCGCTGCTCGCCGGCACGCGCTATCGCGGCGATTTCGAGGAGCGGCTGAAGCAGGTCGTCAAGGAGATCGAGAATCACAAGAACGCGATTCTCTTCATCGACGAGATTCACACCGTCATCGGCGCCGGCGCGACCTCCGGCGGCGCGATGGACGCGTCCAATCTGCTGAAGCCCGCGCTGGCGCAGGGCGTGCTGCGCTGCATCGGCTCGACGACCTACAAGGAATACCGCCAGTATTTCGAGAAGGATCGCGCGCTGGTGCGCCGCTTCCAGAAGATCGACGTCAATGAGCCGTCGATCCCGGACGCGATCGAGATCATCAAGGGGCTGAAGCCTTACTTCGAAGAGTTCCACAAGATCCGCTACACCAATGACGCGCTGAAGGCGGCGGTGGAGCTCTCGGCCCGCTACATCCATGACCGCAAGCTGCCGGACAAGGCGATCGACGTGATCGACGAGACCGGCGCGGCGCAGATGCTGCTGGCAGAGAACAAGCGCAAGAAGACCATCGGCCTGAAGGAGATCGAGGCGACCATCTCCACCATGGCGCGCATTCCCGCCAAGACCGTATCCAAGGACGACGCGGAAGTGCTCGCCCATCTCGACGAGACGCTGCGGCGCGTCGTCTATGGGCAGGACAAGGCGATCGACGCCCTCACCTCCGCAATCAAGCTCGCCCGCGCGGGCCTGCGCGATCCCGAGAAGCCGATCGGCGCCTATCTCTTCTCCGGCCCCACCGGCGTCGGCAAGACGGAAGCGGCGCGGCAGCTCGCGACCTCGCTCGGCATCGAGCTCGTGCGCTTCGACATGTCCGAATATATGGAGCGCCACACGGTGAGCCGGCTGATCGGCGCGCCTCCCGGCTATGTCGGCTTCGATCAGGGCGGCCTGCTGACGGACGCCATCGACCAGCATCCGCATTGCGTGCTGCTGCTGGACGAAATCGAGAAGGCGCATCCGGATCTGTACAACATCCTGCTGCAGGTCATGGATCACGGCAAGCTGACGGACCATAACGGCAAGACGATCGACTTCCGCAACGTCATTCTCATCATGACGACCAATGCGGGCGCCGCCGACCTTGCGCGCACGCCGATCGGCTTCACCCGTTCGCGCGCGGATATCGACAACAGCGAGGCGATCAATCGTCTCTTCGCGCCGGAGTTCCGCAACCGCCTCGACGCGATCGTTCCCTTCGGCCACCTGCCGGCCGAGGTCATCCGCCGCGTCGTCGACAAGTTCATCATGCAGCTCGAGGCGCAGCTCGCCGACCGCAACGTCACCATCGAGCTCACCGACGAGGCGCGCGGCTGGCTGGTCGAGCACGGCTATGACGAGGCGATGGGCGCGCGGCCGATGTCGCGCGTCATCCATCAGGCGATCAAGACGCCCCTCGCCGACGAAGTGCTCTTCGGCCGGCTCAAGAACGGCGGCGCCGTGCGGGTGGTCGTCGTGGGCGACGACAAGGGCGCCAAGAAGCTCGGCTTCGTCTTTCCGGAAGGGCCGGTGCTGCCGCGTCCCGAGCGCGACATCATCGAGGCCGGCAAGAAGCGCGCAGCCGAGGAGGCCGGCATGGGCCGCGACGACGACGCCACGCCGCCGGACGCCGAAGAACCCGGCGCGAGCCCGGAGTCGGTGCGCAATTAA
- a CDS encoding glycosyltransferase encodes MRICHVIESSSGGSSRVLVELLRDQIAAGHDVTLIYSPIRADPPFTDAVEALGVGLRIRLLPMYRGVGPHDAVAAFRLWRALRELGPFDVLHGHSSKAGALSRIAALLLGRMVVIYTPHAFVTLAPDAHPVYGAIEWVASWFCDAILLGSEQEYDHARRRLHLPESRLRLIAMGVDLSQLPARDDARRALGLPEQGFVVGFVGRLAPQKNPLRLAHVLQLVARARPDLRFVIIGDGELRDALGAELDARGLRGATILARAMDGADAMPAFDCLVCTSDYESFGLIFAEALAAGVAIVSPPVGVAPQAITPGTGRLTSFEPEDIARGVLEIAALDEEARGAMADACRDRARRFDIRTTATQTRRLYEELLARKAGATS; translated from the coding sequence ATGCGCATTTGTCACGTCATTGAATCCTCCAGCGGAGGCAGCAGCCGTGTTCTCGTGGAGCTCCTCCGCGACCAGATTGCGGCTGGACATGACGTTACGCTGATCTATTCCCCCATCCGCGCCGATCCGCCCTTCACCGACGCCGTCGAGGCGCTCGGCGTGGGGCTGCGCATCCGGCTTCTGCCGATGTATCGCGGCGTCGGGCCGCATGACGCCGTCGCAGCCTTTCGCCTGTGGCGCGCGCTGCGCGAACTTGGTCCCTTCGACGTGCTGCACGGCCACAGCTCGAAGGCCGGCGCCCTGTCGCGCATCGCGGCGCTCCTTCTGGGGCGAATGGTCGTCATTTACACGCCGCACGCCTTTGTGACGCTCGCGCCGGACGCGCATCCGGTTTATGGCGCGATCGAATGGGTGGCGAGCTGGTTCTGCGACGCCATTCTGCTCGGCTCCGAGCAGGAATACGACCACGCGCGGCGCCGGCTGCATCTGCCGGAGAGTCGGCTGCGCCTCATTGCGATGGGCGTCGATCTCTCGCAGCTCCCGGCGCGCGACGATGCGCGGCGGGCGCTGGGGCTGCCGGAACAGGGCTTCGTCGTCGGTTTCGTCGGAAGGCTGGCGCCCCAGAAAAATCCCCTGCGTCTGGCGCATGTCCTTCAGCTTGTCGCGCGCGCCCGCCCCGATCTGCGCTTCGTCATCATCGGCGACGGCGAGCTGCGTGACGCGCTCGGGGCTGAACTGGACGCCCGCGGCCTGCGCGGCGCCACCATCCTCGCCCGGGCGATGGACGGCGCCGACGCCATGCCCGCCTTCGACTGTCTGGTTTGCACCAGCGATTATGAATCATTCGGCCTCATCTTCGCAGAAGCGCTCGCGGCGGGCGTCGCCATCGTCTCGCCTCCCGTCGGCGTCGCGCCGCAGGCGATAACACCCGGCACGGGCAGGCTGACCTCTTTCGAACCGGAAGACATTGCGCGCGGCGTGCTCGAGATCGCCGCGCTGGATGAGGAGGCGCGCGGCGCCATGGCGGACGCCTGCCGCGACAGGGCGCGCCGGTTCGACATCCGGACGACCGCCACGCAGACGCGCCGTCTCTACGAGGAACTGCTGGCGCGCAAGGCCGGCGCAACATCATGA
- a CDS encoding O-antigen ligase family protein, whose translation MSVTAQAAPRLFDYEKLVGVFVFIFVACGAIGVIEPSPYDFASLVAMPLWFFGGFRIHRSFLVFGFLILLFNIMGFLALIPYWDNPDSSLYQYQSAYLVLTGLFYALYMGDRTNSRVEMCLRAYTAGSVIAAVCGILGYFNVAGLGDEVFAHAGRASGTFKDPNVLGSYLVLPIVWLAQNLMLGRARSALLTAATLLVVFLGMFLSFSRGSYGATLVAFTLMTASVYRTSTNVKMKRRIVTATLAAIAMIAVLILVLLLNPETREIFALRTAAVQDYDAGETGRFGNQLRSIPMLLDRFMGFGPLRFRLVFNLEPHNSYVGAFANNGWIGGFLFLLLVGVTAWIGMRMMFAASPAQRQAQAVVPALLALFLQGFQIDIDHWRFLFFMLGAVWGLEALRARSAAKSTQLRSLGVPDVS comes from the coding sequence ATGAGCGTGACGGCGCAGGCGGCGCCGCGCCTTTTCGATTACGAGAAGCTCGTCGGCGTCTTCGTCTTCATTTTCGTCGCCTGCGGCGCCATCGGCGTCATCGAGCCGTCGCCCTATGATTTCGCCTCGCTCGTCGCCATGCCGCTATGGTTCTTCGGCGGCTTCAGGATTCACCGAAGCTTTCTCGTCTTCGGCTTTCTGATCCTGCTGTTCAACATCATGGGCTTTCTCGCCCTCATCCCTTACTGGGACAATCCCGACTCCTCGCTTTATCAGTATCAGTCCGCCTATCTCGTGCTGACAGGCCTTTTTTACGCGCTCTACATGGGCGACCGCACCAATTCGCGCGTCGAGATGTGCCTGAGGGCCTATACGGCCGGCAGTGTGATTGCAGCGGTCTGCGGCATTCTCGGCTATTTCAATGTGGCCGGCCTCGGCGACGAGGTCTTCGCCCACGCCGGCCGCGCCTCGGGCACCTTCAAGGACCCGAATGTGCTCGGCTCCTATCTGGTGCTGCCCATTGTCTGGCTGGCGCAAAATCTCATGCTCGGCCGCGCCCGCAGCGCACTGCTCACCGCCGCGACTCTGCTCGTCGTGTTTCTCGGCATGTTCCTGTCCTTCTCGCGCGGCTCCTATGGCGCGACCCTTGTCGCCTTCACGCTGATGACAGCCTCGGTCTATCGCACTTCGACGAATGTGAAGATGAAGCGGCGCATCGTCACCGCCACGCTCGCCGCCATCGCGATGATCGCGGTATTGATCCTGGTGCTGCTGCTCAACCCCGAGACACGCGAGATCTTCGCGCTGCGCACCGCCGCCGTGCAGGATTACGACGCCGGCGAAACGGGGCGCTTCGGCAATCAGCTGCGCTCGATCCCGATGCTGCTCGACCGCTTCATGGGCTTCGGGCCGCTGAGATTCCGCCTCGTCTTCAATCTGGAGCCGCATAATTCCTATGTCGGCGCCTTCGCGAATAACGGCTGGATCGGCGGCTTTCTGTTCCTGCTGCTCGTGGGCGTAACCGCCTGGATCGGCATGCGGATGATGTTTGCGGCCTCGCCCGCGCAGCGTCAGGCGCAGGCTGTCGTCCCCGCCCTGCTCGCGCTGTTTTTGCAGGGCTTCCAGATCGACATCGACCACTGGCGCTTCCTGTTCTTCATGCTCGGCGCCGTGTGGGGGCTGGAGGCGTTGCGGGCGCGCAGCGCCGCGAAATCAACGCAGTTGCGAAGCCTCGGCGTCCCTGATGTGAGCTGA
- the uvrA gene encoding excinuclease ABC subunit UvrA — MARNKKQAAAAVEKALDNARLVSDKTISIRGAREHNLKNVDLTIPRDKFVVFTGLSGSGKSSLAFDTIYAEGQRRYVESLSAYARQFLEMMQKPDVDQIDGLSPAISIEQKTTSKNPRSTVGTVTEIHDYMRLLWARVGIPYSPATGLPIESQTVSQMVDRVLALPEGSRLYLLAPVVRGRKGEYKKEVAEFTRRGFQRLKIDGAYYEIADVPPLDKKLKHDIDVVVDRIVVRKDMASRLADSFETALELSGGLAVVEFADKAPSPRARGEGGGEGQAALTLPAPHPNPLPAGGERGKGAAANVSTHYAPGHIVFSSKFACPVSGFTIPEIEPRLFSFNNPFGACPTCGGIGCEQKIDAELVVPNPKTTLRKGAVAPWAKSSSPYYMQTLEALGRHYKFRLDTPWEELPKKAQNVILFGSGAEEIKFSYDDSFRAYDVKKPFEGVVINLERRYKETDSEWAREEIGRFMSATPCLACEGFRLKPEALAVKIAGKHIGEVSELSVRAAQEWFTKLPGELDKKRNEIAFRILKEIRERLTFLVDVGLDYLTLSRNSGTLSGGESQRIRLASQIGSGLTGVLYVLDEPSIGLHQRDNDRLLDTLRRLRNLGNSVIVVEHDEDAILAADYVVDVGPGAGIHGGKIVAQGTPAEIMANPASLTGQYLTGEKQVILRHKLRKPTPGRWLKLFGARGNNLKDVTAEIPLGCFTAVTGVSGGGKSTLIIETLYKAVARRLNNAHEVPAPFDRLDGLEHIDKIIDIDQSPIGRTPRSNPATYTGAFTPIREWFAGLPEAKARGYAPGRFSFNVKGGRCEACQGDGVIKIEMHFLPDVYVTCDVCKGKRYDRETLEVKYREKSIADVLDMTVEEASSLFKAVPSIRDKMETLKRVGLDYIHVGQQATTLSGGEAQRVKLSKELSRRSTGRTLYILDEPTTGLHFHDVAKLLEVLHELVEQGNTVVVIEHNLEVIKTADWIIDMGPEGGDGGGEIVAAGPPSEIVREKRSHTGRYLAEAMARRPQASAEIQKKPARRMAKAQ, encoded by the coding sequence ATGGCGCGCAACAAGAAGCAGGCCGCGGCGGCGGTGGAGAAGGCGTTGGATAACGCCCGGCTGGTCAGCGACAAGACCATCTCGATCCGCGGCGCGCGCGAGCACAATCTCAAGAACGTCGACCTCACCATCCCGCGCGACAAATTCGTCGTGTTCACGGGCCTGTCGGGGTCGGGCAAGTCGTCGCTCGCCTTCGACACCATCTACGCCGAGGGCCAGCGCCGCTATGTGGAGTCGCTCTCGGCTTACGCGCGCCAGTTTCTGGAGATGATGCAGAAGCCGGATGTCGACCAGATCGACGGCCTTTCGCCGGCCATCTCCATCGAGCAGAAGACGACCTCGAAGAACCCGCGCTCCACCGTCGGCACGGTGACGGAAATTCACGATTACATGCGCCTGCTGTGGGCGCGCGTGGGCATACCCTATTCGCCGGCGACCGGCCTGCCCATCGAGAGTCAGACCGTCTCGCAGATGGTCGACCGTGTGCTCGCGCTGCCGGAGGGCTCGCGGCTCTATCTGCTGGCGCCGGTCGTGCGCGGCCGCAAGGGCGAATACAAGAAGGAAGTCGCCGAATTCACGCGGCGCGGCTTCCAGCGGCTCAAGATCGACGGCGCCTATTACGAAATCGCCGACGTTCCGCCGCTCGACAAGAAGCTCAAGCACGATATCGACGTGGTCGTGGACCGCATCGTCGTGCGCAAGGACATGGCGTCGCGCCTCGCCGACAGTTTCGAAACCGCGCTCGAACTCTCGGGCGGGCTGGCGGTAGTGGAATTCGCGGACAAAGCCCCCTCTCCCCGCGCGCGGGGAGAGGGCGGGGGTGAGGGGCAAGCCGCCCTGACTTTGCCTGCCCCTCACCCCAACCCTCTCCCCGCAGGCGGGGAGAGGGGGAAAGGCGCCGCCGCCAATGTCTCGACGCATTACGCGCCGGGGCACATTGTCTTTTCCTCCAAATTCGCCTGTCCGGTTTCGGGCTTCACCATCCCAGAAATCGAGCCCAGACTCTTTTCCTTCAACAATCCCTTCGGCGCCTGTCCGACCTGCGGCGGCATTGGCTGCGAGCAGAAGATCGACGCCGAGCTCGTCGTGCCCAATCCGAAGACGACGCTGCGCAAGGGCGCCGTCGCGCCCTGGGCGAAATCCTCCTCGCCCTATTACATGCAGACGCTCGAGGCGCTCGGCCGGCATTACAAGTTCCGTCTCGACACGCCCTGGGAAGAGCTGCCGAAAAAGGCGCAGAACGTCATTCTGTTCGGATCGGGCGCCGAGGAGATCAAATTCTCCTATGACGACAGTTTCCGCGCCTATGACGTGAAGAAGCCTTTCGAAGGCGTCGTCATCAATCTGGAGCGGCGATACAAGGAAACCGACAGCGAATGGGCGCGCGAGGAAATCGGGCGCTTCATGTCGGCGACGCCTTGTCTCGCTTGCGAAGGCTTTCGCCTGAAGCCCGAGGCGCTCGCGGTGAAGATCGCGGGGAAGCATATTGGCGAAGTGTCGGAACTTTCCGTGCGCGCGGCGCAGGAGTGGTTCACGAAGCTGCCGGGCGAACTCGACAAGAAGCGCAATGAAATCGCCTTCCGCATTCTCAAGGAAATCCGCGAGCGGCTGACCTTCCTCGTCGATGTGGGGCTCGATTATCTGACCCTCTCGCGCAACTCGGGGACGCTGTCGGGCGGCGAGAGCCAGCGCATTCGTCTTGCTTCGCAAATCGGCTCGGGGCTCACCGGCGTGCTTTATGTGCTCGACGAGCCCTCCATCGGCCTGCATCAGCGCGACAATGACCGGTTGCTCGACACGTTGCGGCGGCTGCGCAATCTCGGCAACAGCGTCATCGTCGTTGAGCATGACGAGGACGCCATCCTCGCCGCCGATTATGTCGTCGACGTCGGCCCCGGCGCGGGCATTCATGGCGGCAAGATCGTCGCGCAGGGAACGCCCGCCGAGATCATGGCCAATCCCGCCTCGCTCACCGGCCAATATCTCACCGGCGAGAAGCAGGTGATCCTGCGCCACAAGCTGAGAAAGCCGACGCCGGGTCGCTGGCTGAAGCTTTTTGGCGCGCGCGGAAACAATCTCAAAGACGTGACGGCGGAAATTCCGCTCGGCTGCTTCACCGCCGTGACGGGCGTTTCCGGCGGCGGCAAGTCGACGCTCATCATCGAGACGCTCTACAAGGCCGTGGCGCGGCGTCTCAACAACGCGCATGAAGTGCCGGCGCCCTTCGACCGGCTCGACGGGCTCGAGCATATCGACAAGATCATCGACATCGACCAGTCGCCCATTGGCCGCACGCCGCGCTCCAATCCGGCGACCTATACGGGCGCCTTCACGCCGATCCGCGAATGGTTCGCGGGGCTCCCCGAGGCCAAGGCGCGCGGCTATGCGCCGGGGCGCTTCTCCTTCAATGTGAAGGGCGGGCGCTGCGAGGCCTGTCAGGGCGACGGCGTCATCAAGATCGAGATGCATTTCCTGCCGGACGTCTACGTCACCTGCGACGTCTGCAAGGGCAAGCGTTACGACCGCGAAACGCTCGAAGTGAAATATCGCGAGAAATCCATCGCCGACGTGCTCGACATGACGGTCGAGGAAGCCTCCAGCCTGTTCAAGGCGGTGCCGTCGATCCGCGACAAGATGGAGACGCTGAAGCGCGTCGGGCTCGATTACATCCATGTCGGCCAGCAGGCGACGACGCTCTCGGGCGGCGAGGCGCAGCGCGTGAAACTCTCCAAGGAGCTGTCGCGCCGCTCGACCGGGCGCACGCTCTACATTCTCGACGAGCCGACGACGGGCCTGCATTTCCACGATGTCGCGAAGCTGCTCGAAGTGCTGCACGAGCTGGTGGAGCAGGGCAACACCGTCGTGGTGATCGAGCATAATCTCGAAGTCATCAAGACGGCTGACTGGATCATCGACATGGGGCCGGAAGGCGGCGACGGCGGCGGCGAGATCGTCGCGGCGGGGCCGCCCTCGGAGATCGTCAGGGAGAAGCGCAGCCATACGGGCCGCTATCTGGCCGAAGCGATGGCGCGGCGGCCGCAGGCTTCCGCCGAGATCCAGAAGAAGCCGGCGCGGCGCATGGCGAAGGCGCAATAG
- a CDS encoding TIGR00266 family protein, with the protein MSAGDQGGSFLGGGGVSPWAAAARQGQDGGLAFEIHGHELQFLEAELRPGEAMIAEAGQMMFKDASVSMETIFGDGTEPPETGFFGKLLGGAKRFLSGATLFMTRFTNMSGGPARVAFSAPYPGKILPLRLDRYGGEIVCQRETFLAAPQGVKIDIAFQKKIMTGLFGGEGFIMQRLTGQDWVFVHAGGMVIERELAPGQELHVDAGCLVAQTRTVSFDVVPVGGIKSMIFGGEGFFFARLVGPGHVWLQSMPISRLAGQILARAPAHFEGRAGASWESSGDSGSSAGSADDSTVTWGDSGSDGNDA; encoded by the coding sequence ATGAGCGCGGGCGATCAGGGTGGTTCGTTTCTCGGCGGGGGCGGCGTGTCGCCCTGGGCCGCGGCGGCGCGGCAGGGGCAGGACGGCGGGCTGGCCTTCGAGATTCACGGCCATGAACTCCAGTTTCTGGAAGCCGAGCTGCGTCCGGGTGAGGCGATGATCGCCGAAGCGGGGCAGATGATGTTCAAGGACGCGAGCGTCTCCATGGAGACGATCTTCGGCGACGGAACCGAGCCGCCGGAAACCGGCTTTTTCGGCAAGCTTCTGGGCGGGGCCAAGCGCTTCCTCTCGGGCGCGACGCTGTTCATGACGCGCTTTACCAATATGAGCGGCGGGCCGGCGCGGGTCGCCTTTTCGGCGCCCTATCCCGGCAAGATCCTGCCGCTGCGGCTGGATCGCTATGGCGGCGAGATTGTCTGCCAGCGCGAGACCTTCCTCGCCGCGCCGCAGGGCGTGAAGATCGATATCGCCTTTCAGAAGAAGATCATGACGGGTCTCTTCGGCGGCGAGGGCTTCATCATGCAGCGTCTCACCGGGCAGGACTGGGTCTTCGTCCACGCCGGCGGCATGGTGATCGAGCGCGAGCTGGCGCCGGGGCAGGAGCTCCATGTGGACGCCGGCTGCCTCGTCGCCCAGACCCGCACGGTCAGCTTCGATGTGGTCCCCGTGGGCGGGATCAAGTCGATGATCTTCGGCGGCGAGGGCTTCTTCTTCGCGCGGCTGGTGGGGCCGGGCCATGTCTGGCTGCAATCCATGCCGATTTCCCGCCTCGCCGGGCAAATCCTGGCGCGCGCGCCGGCGCATTTCGAGGGCAGGGCGGGCGCGAGCTGGGAGAGCAGTGGCGACAGCGGGTCGTCGGCTGGGTCAGCGGATGATTCCACCGTGACCTGGGGGGATTCCGGCTCGGACGGGAACGACGCCTGA
- the dctA gene encoding C4-dicarboxylate transporter DctA, producing the protein MKKPLHRLLYVQVLAAIALGALFGWLAPHVASADWVKALGDGFVKLIKMAIAPIVFCTVVSGVAHIEDAKKVGRVGVKALIYFEIVSTFALAVGLLVGNLLKPGGDFAGKADAAAIARYTAAAEKRSGVDFVLDIIPDSAIGAFAKGDILQVLLFSLLFGFALLSLGEKGRGMRQFVDDAGHAMFALINIVMKAAPIGAFGAMAYTVGKYGSAALLSLGGLIGAFYLTSALFIIVVLGSIAAAVGFNIFRYLAYLKDELLIVLGTSSSESALPALMEKLERIGCSKHVVGLVVPTGYSFNLDGTNIYMTLTTLFIARAMGSELDLAHQATILIVAMLTSKGASGVSGAGFVTLAATLTAVDPALAPGMAFVLGIDKFMSECRAMTNFVGNGVATIVVAAWEGELDRARLKAGLGGAESPE; encoded by the coding sequence ATGAAAAAACCCCTTCACCGTCTGCTTTATGTCCAGGTGCTCGCGGCGATCGCGCTCGGCGCGCTGTTCGGCTGGCTGGCGCCGCATGTCGCCTCGGCCGACTGGGTGAAGGCGCTGGGCGACGGCTTCGTGAAACTGATCAAGATGGCCATTGCGCCGATCGTCTTCTGCACGGTGGTCTCCGGCGTCGCCCATATAGAGGACGCCAAGAAGGTCGGCCGCGTCGGCGTCAAGGCGCTGATCTATTTCGAGATCGTTTCGACCTTCGCGCTCGCCGTCGGCCTTCTCGTCGGCAATCTGCTGAAACCCGGCGGCGATTTCGCCGGCAAGGCTGACGCCGCCGCCATCGCCAGATATACGGCCGCCGCCGAGAAGCGCAGCGGCGTCGATTTCGTGCTCGACATCATCCCCGACAGCGCCATTGGCGCCTTCGCCAAAGGCGACATCCTGCAGGTCCTGCTGTTTTCGCTGCTCTTCGGTTTCGCGCTGCTATCGCTGGGCGAGAAGGGGCGCGGCATGCGGCAGTTCGTCGACGACGCCGGCCACGCCATGTTTGCGCTCATCAATATCGTGATGAAAGCCGCGCCCATCGGCGCCTTCGGGGCCATGGCCTATACGGTCGGCAAATATGGCTCGGCCGCGCTGCTGTCGCTTGGCGGGCTGATCGGCGCCTTCTACCTCACCTCGGCGCTGTTCATCATCGTCGTGCTCGGCTCGATCGCGGCGGCGGTGGGGTTCAACATCTTCCGCTATCTCGCCTATCTCAAGGACGAGCTGCTGATCGTGCTCGGCACCTCCTCCTCCGAAAGCGCGCTGCCGGCGCTGATGGAGAAGCTCGAGCGGATCGGCTGCTCGAAACATGTCGTCGGGCTCGTCGTGCCCACCGGCTATTCCTTCAATCTCGACGGCACCAACATCTACATGACGCTGACCACGCTGTTCATCGCCCGCGCGATGGGCTCGGAGCTGGACCTCGCCCATCAGGCGACCATCCTCATTGTGGCCATGCTCACCTCCAAGGGCGCCAGCGGCGTGTCGGGCGCGGGCTTCGTCACCCTCGCCGCCACGCTGACCGCCGTCGATCCCGCATTGGCGCCCGGCATGGCCTTCGTGCTGGGCATCGACAAATTCATGAGCGAGTGCCGGGCGATGACCAACTTCGTCGGCAATGGCGTCGCGACCATCGTCGTCGCGGCGTGGGAGGGCGAGCTCGACCGCGCCAGGCTCAAGGCGGGACTTGGCGGCGCGGAGTCGCCCGAATGA